A single genomic interval of Microcebus murinus isolate Inina chromosome 24, M.murinus_Inina_mat1.0, whole genome shotgun sequence harbors:
- the LOC142864150 gene encoding uncharacterized protein LOC142864150, with protein sequence MLLLLSLLPLLPPPLLPPPPLVLLLLLLLLHDSCVLHLSRHQLQMPEVRNMPFGLGYWFT encoded by the coding sequence ATGCTGTTGCTACTGTCGCTGCTGCCCCtcctgccgccgccgctgctgccgccgccgccgctggtCCTGCTCCTGCTTTTGCTGCTCCTGCATGACAGTTGTGTCCTCCATCTGAGCAGACACCAGCTTCAGATGCCCGAGGTGAGGAACATGCCTTTCGGCTTGGGCTACTGGTTCACCTAA